The Bernardetia litoralis DSM 6794 genome includes a window with the following:
- a CDS encoding SIR2 family NAD-dependent protein deacylase, translating to MEKQTLETISNWLKNADAIVITAGAGMGVDSGLADYRGEDEGQWGKVETETEKTVFETVNPAAFLENPAYSWNLFGKRMEEYENTEPHNGFYILKNWIKKFDLDYFIITSNIDSHFQKAGFEEEKIRELHGSLAYFQSSNNQLSDKIWKTELTGKQIQENSLKNEFPLCPSSKIMARPNVYMFRDATFVNTRTKAQEKKFQAFLDKNKGKNIVVFEIGSGPHVQAVRMKTRFLRSNYDAKIIRINPKDFKVKAPHIGIDKGALKALTEIDDFLNIKQG from the coding sequence ATGGAAAAACAAACTTTAGAAACAATAAGCAACTGGCTCAAAAATGCAGATGCCATCGTAATTACGGCGGGTGCAGGAATGGGCGTAGATTCTGGACTGGCAGATTATCGTGGAGAAGATGAAGGGCAATGGGGAAAAGTAGAAACTGAAACCGAAAAAACAGTTTTTGAAACTGTAAATCCTGCTGCTTTTTTAGAAAATCCTGCTTACAGTTGGAATTTATTTGGTAAAAGAATGGAAGAATATGAAAATACAGAGCCACACAATGGTTTTTATATTTTGAAAAATTGGATTAAAAAATTTGATTTGGATTATTTTATCATTACTTCAAATATAGATTCTCACTTTCAGAAAGCTGGTTTTGAGGAAGAAAAAATAAGAGAATTACATGGTTCATTAGCTTATTTTCAAAGTAGTAATAATCAACTTTCTGATAAAATTTGGAAAACAGAATTAACAGGAAAGCAAATTCAAGAGAATAGTTTAAAAAATGAATTTCCTTTGTGTCCAAGTTCAAAAATTATGGCTCGTCCAAATGTTTATATGTTTAGAGATGCTACTTTTGTAAATACTCGCACCAAAGCACAAGAAAAGAAATTTCAAGCTTTTTTAGATAAAAATAAAGGTAAAAACATTGTTGTTTTTGAGATTGGTTCAGGACCTCATGTACAGGCTGTACGTATGAAAACACGCTTTTTGAGAAGTAATTATGATGCTAAAATTATTCGTATCAATCCAAAGGATTTTAAAGTAAAAGCTCCTCATATCGGAATTGATAAAGGTGCTTTGAAGGCTTTGACTGAAATTGATGATTTTTTAAACATAAAACAAGGTTAA
- a CDS encoding nucleoside 2-deoxyribosyltransferase domain-containing protein, whose translation MPIFYPPQKIQLSQNQKTIFLAGSIDMGNAIDWQQEIIDSFKENQSLYFLNPRRKDWDSSWEQTIENTHFNEQVIWELDALEMADLIVFYFAPTSQAPISLLELGLFARNKNVIVCCPTGYWRKGNVDIVCQRFGVQQVESLEELIKEIQNTFS comes from the coding sequence ATGCCAATATTTTATCCACCTCAAAAAATTCAACTTTCCCAAAATCAAAAAACGATTTTCTTAGCAGGAAGTATAGATATGGGAAATGCCATTGATTGGCAACAAGAAATTATTGATTCTTTCAAAGAAAATCAAAGTCTTTATTTTCTTAATCCACGCAGAAAAGATTGGGATAGTTCTTGGGAACAAACCATCGAAAATACTCATTTTAATGAGCAAGTAATTTGGGAGTTAGATGCTTTAGAAATGGCTGATTTGATTGTTTTTTATTTTGCGCCTACTTCACAAGCTCCTATTAGTTTGTTAGAATTAGGACTTTTTGCAAGAAATAAAAATGTAATTGTTTGCTGTCCAACTGGTTATTGGAGAAAAGGAAATGTAGACATTGTTTGTCAAAGGTTTGGTGTACAACAAGTTGAAAGTTTGGAGGAATTAATAAAAGAAATTCAAAATACTTTTTCTTGA
- a CDS encoding DJ-1/PfpI family protein, producing MKKILFLTGDFTEDYETMVPFQMLEMVGYEVHAVCPDKKKGDSIKTAIHDFEGDQTYTEKPGHNFVLNYSFADVKVEDYAGLVIAGGRAPEYLRLNESLLEMVKHFFSTNKPVAAVCHGIQILTAANVVKGFKLTAYPAVEPEVILAGGDFQRIPADAAFVDKNLVTSPAWPSHPSLIREFLKLMGATVTV from the coding sequence ATGAAAAAGATATTATTTTTAACAGGTGATTTTACTGAAGATTACGAAACTATGGTACCTTTTCAAATGCTTGAAATGGTAGGTTATGAAGTGCATGCAGTATGTCCTGACAAAAAAAAGGGAGATAGTATCAAAACTGCTATCCATGATTTTGAAGGCGACCAAACTTATACCGAAAAACCAGGTCATAATTTTGTATTGAATTACAGTTTTGCTGATGTTAAAGTAGAAGATTATGCAGGATTAGTAATTGCTGGAGGAAGAGCGCCTGAATATTTGAGACTAAATGAATCACTTTTAGAGATGGTAAAACATTTTTTCTCAACAAATAAACCTGTCGCAGCAGTTTGTCATGGTATTCAAATTTTGACAGCAGCAAATGTTGTGAAAGGTTTTAAATTAACTGCTTATCCAGCCGTAGAACCTGAAGTAATCCTTGCAGGAGGAGATTTTCAAAGAATACCAGCAGATGCTGCTTTTGTAGATAAAAATTTAGTAACTTCTCCAGCATGGCCAAGTCACCCAAGTTTGATTAGAGAATTTTTGAAACTTATGGGAGCAACAGTAACTGTATAA
- the hemL gene encoding glutamate-1-semialdehyde 2,1-aminomutase has product MQAVTLTNSKTLFSEAQHHIPGGVNSPVRAFQAVGGTPVFMKSAKGAYLFDEDSNKYIDLIGSWGPMILGHGNEEVTQAIIEAVKGSSSFGAPTRREVTIAELICEMVPSIEKVRMVNSGTEATMSAVRVARGYTGRDKFVKTIGCYHGHGDSFLIAAGSGAATMGMPNSPGVTKGTAKDTLLAPHNDLEAMQKLVDANPNEIAAIIIEPVAGNMGCVLPKEGYLEGLRKLCDKNGIVLIFDEVMTGFRLAKGGAQEIYGVTPDMTTLGKIIGGGMPVGAYGGKKEIMDCVSPLGKVYQAGTLSGNPVAMAAGITLLSILNNNSQIYQDLEQKGIKIAEGMRKAIKEQGLNYTVNQIGSMTNIFFTDKKVENFEDALTCDTALFGKYFHAMLNRGIYIAPAQFESWFLSNALSDADVIQIIEANEDALREIHA; this is encoded by the coding sequence ATGCAAGCAGTAACACTCACAAATAGTAAAACTCTTTTTTCAGAAGCTCAACATCATATTCCGGGGGGAGTAAACTCTCCTGTTCGTGCCTTTCAAGCTGTTGGAGGAACTCCTGTTTTTATGAAATCGGCAAAAGGTGCATATCTTTTTGATGAAGATAGCAATAAATATATTGATTTAATTGGTTCTTGGGGACCTATGATTTTAGGACATGGAAATGAAGAAGTTACTCAAGCAATCATTGAAGCTGTAAAAGGATCTTCGTCTTTTGGCGCACCAACACGCAGAGAAGTAACCATAGCAGAGCTTATTTGTGAAATGGTTCCATCAATAGAAAAAGTAAGAATGGTAAACTCGGGAACAGAAGCAACTATGTCGGCTGTTCGTGTGGCTCGTGGCTATACAGGAAGAGACAAATTTGTCAAAACTATTGGTTGTTATCACGGTCATGGTGATTCGTTTTTGATTGCAGCAGGAAGTGGAGCAGCTACAATGGGAATGCCAAATAGTCCAGGGGTAACAAAAGGAACAGCAAAAGATACATTATTAGCTCCTCACAATGATTTGGAAGCGATGCAAAAATTAGTTGATGCAAATCCAAACGAAATTGCAGCCATTATTATTGAGCCTGTGGCTGGAAATATGGGTTGTGTTTTGCCAAAAGAAGGATATTTAGAAGGGCTAAGAAAATTGTGCGATAAAAACGGAATTGTACTCATTTTTGATGAGGTAATGACTGGTTTTAGATTGGCAAAAGGTGGAGCGCAAGAAATTTATGGAGTTACGCCTGATATGACCACTTTAGGAAAAATTATTGGTGGTGGAATGCCAGTAGGTGCGTATGGAGGTAAAAAAGAAATTATGGATTGTGTTTCTCCTCTTGGAAAAGTCTATCAAGCAGGAACACTTTCTGGAAATCCTGTCGCTATGGCAGCAGGTATAACATTACTTTCTATTTTGAATAATAATTCTCAGATTTATCAAGATTTAGAACAAAAAGGCATAAAAATAGCTGAAGGAATGCGTAAAGCTATCAAAGAACAGGGTTTGAATTATACAGTTAATCAAATCGGTTCAATGACAAATATCTTCTTTACAGACAAAAAAGTAGAAAATTTTGAAGATGCCTTAACTTGTGATACGGCTCTTTTTGGTAAATATTTTCATGCAATGCTTAATCGTGGAATTTATATTGCGCCTGCACAGTTTGAAAGTTGGTTTTTATCAAATGCCCTTTCTGATGCTGATGTAATACAGATTATTGAAGCGAATGAAGATGCGTTGAGAGAAATTCATGCTTAA
- the deoC gene encoding deoxyribose-phosphate aldolase has product MNPAHYLEQTNLKPTLDGNDIEKLIEETLKYKFMGVCIPPFWVKKVKRDLLKTETKVITVIGFPLGYNRTETKVKEAEIALKDGADELDLVISMTGFKTNPFWAKVEIVRLAEIAHQAEKILKVIIETAYLSEKEIKQTALICQEAGADFVKTSTGFASAGFSSSELSKNNEFYAGAKLEDIKLIRSTVSEMVGIKASGGIKTYQQVQDFVKAGAERIGTSSGVEIMEEYLALKL; this is encoded by the coding sequence ATGAATCCTGCACACTACCTAGAACAAACCAATCTCAAGCCTACTCTTGATGGAAATGATATTGAAAAATTAATAGAAGAAACACTCAAATATAAATTTATGGGTGTTTGTATTCCTCCTTTTTGGGTCAAGAAAGTAAAACGAGATTTACTAAAAACAGAAACAAAAGTAATTACTGTTATTGGTTTTCCATTGGGATATAATCGAACAGAAACAAAAGTAAAAGAAGCCGAAATCGCATTAAAAGATGGTGCAGACGAACTAGATTTAGTAATTTCAATGACAGGATTTAAGACAAATCCATTTTGGGCAAAAGTAGAAATCGTAAGGCTGGCAGAAATAGCACATCAAGCCGAAAAAATACTAAAAGTAATCATCGAAACGGCTTATTTATCCGAAAAAGAAATAAAACAAACAGCTCTTATTTGTCAAGAAGCAGGAGCAGATTTTGTAAAAACCTCAACTGGATTTGCAAGTGCAGGGTTTTCTTCATCAGAATTATCAAAAAATAATGAGTTTTATGCAGGTGCAAAATTAGAAGACATAAAATTGATTCGAAGTACCGTTTCTGAAATGGTAGGGATAAAAGCATCGGGAGGAATAAAAACTTATCAACAAGTACAAGATTTTGTAAAAGCTGGTGCAGAACGCATCGGAACTTCTTCTGGAGTGGAAATTATGGAAGAATATTTAGCTTTGAAATTATAA
- a CDS encoding DUF1573 domain-containing protein, with product MKKTVLLLLFVFITLQAYSQSVEEKVEKLLQIDGTLRNIENVIDRTIEYQKNSNPTIFDSFWKNLEEKVKKESLEEFTTLVTPIYTKTYTEEQIDAILTMLDSEVGKLLVETQPNLLQELSLPIQQWSQNTNAYIIKQIENRGNTESTSEELEDFEKDFKSKYGLQILNLEDFSIDREHNVGSLLVDFGKVDGKENVVKVLRVKNNSDEEITFEKPFFLMSDDVEFYWGSTPIAVGETRDLHIILNIEKAEGNKFFSFSIRPSLGNNIRIGIKYDVPRKELELQTSSEKLKFKQTKKELSKPYIFKIKNTGKKDFYISDIEVSQPIVYLNYSKEVIKTDEEIEIRVIFSKEMIEKYNIEEVELDLKVSLNEESKGDRFGSFGEKIISFTIE from the coding sequence ATGAAAAAAACGGTATTACTATTATTATTTGTGTTTATAACACTTCAGGCTTATTCACAATCTGTAGAAGAAAAAGTAGAAAAATTATTACAGATAGACGGCACACTTAGAAATATAGAGAATGTTATAGATAGAACAATAGAGTATCAAAAAAATAGTAATCCTACAATCTTTGATAGTTTTTGGAAAAATTTAGAGGAAAAAGTAAAGAAAGAATCTCTTGAAGAGTTTACAACTTTAGTAACTCCAATCTACACCAAAACATATACAGAAGAACAAATAGATGCAATTCTAACTATGCTTGATTCGGAGGTAGGCAAACTTTTAGTAGAAACACAGCCTAATTTGTTGCAAGAATTGAGTTTACCTATACAACAATGGTCACAAAACACAAATGCTTATATCATAAAACAAATAGAAAATAGAGGTAATACTGAATCTACTTCTGAAGAATTAGAAGATTTTGAAAAAGATTTTAAAAGTAAATATGGCTTACAAATACTTAACTTGGAAGATTTTTCTATAGACAGAGAACATAATGTTGGTTCATTGCTTGTAGATTTTGGAAAAGTAGACGGTAAAGAAAATGTTGTGAAAGTCCTTCGTGTTAAGAACAATTCAGATGAAGAAATTACTTTTGAAAAACCTTTCTTTTTAATGAGTGATGATGTTGAATTTTACTGGGGAAGCACACCTATAGCAGTAGGAGAAACTAGAGATTTGCATATAATTCTAAATATTGAAAAAGCTGAGGGTAATAAGTTTTTTTCTTTTAGCATTCGTCCTAGTCTAGGAAATAATATTCGTATTGGCATCAAATATGATGTTCCTAGAAAGGAATTAGAATTGCAAACTTCGTCTGAAAAATTAAAATTTAAACAAACTAAAAAAGAATTATCAAAACCATATATCTTTAAAATTAAAAATACAGGAAAAAAAGATTTTTATATTTCTGATATTGAAGTAAGTCAGCCTATTGTTTATCTAAACTATTCTAAAGAAGTAATTAAAACAGATGAAGAAATAGAAATTAGAGTGATTTTTTCAAAAGAAATGATAGAAAAATATAACATTGAGGAGGTCGAATTAGATTTAAAAGTTAGCCTCAACGAAGAAAGCAAAGGAGATAGATTTGGTTCATTTGGAGAAAAAATAATCAGTTTTACTATCGAATAA
- a CDS encoding BrxA/BrxB family bacilliredoxin, whose translation MYPENLTAPMKGELVNIGFKDLTTPEAVETTLSEDGTTLMVINSVCGCAAGAARPGVRMSLEKASKKPTQLATVFAGVDKEAVDKVRELALPYPPSSPSIALFKNGEVIHFVERHHIEGRSAEAISEHLAAVFEELC comes from the coding sequence ATGTATCCAGAAAATTTGACTGCGCCAATGAAAGGCGAACTCGTAAATATAGGTTTTAAAGATTTGACAACTCCTGAAGCAGTAGAAACTACGCTTTCAGAAGACGGAACTACACTTATGGTTATCAATTCTGTTTGTGGTTGTGCAGCAGGTGCAGCTCGTCCAGGAGTTCGTATGTCTTTAGAAAAAGCAAGTAAAAAACCAACTCAGTTGGCGACTGTTTTTGCAGGTGTTGATAAAGAAGCTGTCGATAAAGTGCGTGAACTTGCGCTTCCTTATCCTCCTTCTTCTCCTTCAATTGCACTTTTTAAAAATGGCGAAGTGATTCATTTTGTAGAGCGTCATCATATCGAAGGACGTTCGGCAGAAGCAATTTCTGAGCATTTGGCTGCCGTTTTTGAAGAACTTTGCTAG
- a CDS encoding iron-sulfur cluster assembly protein — protein sequence MENKEITTSTVSTRDRVINAIQSIFDPEIPVDIYELGLIYEINTVELVPNNASVHILMTLTSPNCPSAEQIPSEVKEKVSAVVGVKEVEVELTFDPPYEADMMSEAARLQLGFM from the coding sequence ATGGAAAATAAAGAAATAACAACTTCAACAGTATCGACAAGAGATAGAGTCATAAATGCTATTCAGAGTATTTTTGACCCAGAAATTCCTGTTGATATTTATGAATTAGGTTTGATTTATGAAATCAATACGGTCGAACTTGTCCCAAATAATGCAAGTGTGCATATTTTGATGACACTTACCTCACCAAATTGCCCATCAGCAGAACAAATTCCATCTGAAGTAAAAGAAAAAGTTTCGGCTGTTGTGGGAGTAAAAGAAGTAGAGGTCGAACTCACTTTTGATCCTCCTTATGAAGCCGATATGATGTCAGAAGCTGCTCGTTTGCAGCTTGGTTTTATGTAG
- a CDS encoding SufE family protein, translating into MTINQIQDEIIEEFALFDNKNDQYGYIIELGKKLENLPKEEYKDENLIKGCQSKVWLTAEKSEQEGELSLKYLADSDSTLVKGLVSLLMRVLSNQPAKEILSSELYFIDKIGLGQLLSMNRSNGLASMVKQMKIYALAYQAV; encoded by the coding sequence ATGACTATTAATCAAATTCAAGACGAAATCATAGAAGAGTTTGCGCTTTTTGATAACAAAAATGACCAATATGGTTATATTATAGAATTAGGAAAAAAATTAGAAAACTTGCCAAAGGAAGAGTATAAAGACGAAAATTTAATCAAAGGTTGTCAGTCAAAAGTTTGGCTTACTGCCGAAAAGTCCGAACAAGAAGGCGAATTAAGTTTAAAATATTTAGCTGACAGTGATTCTACTCTCGTAAAAGGTTTGGTAAGTCTTTTGATGCGTGTACTATCAAATCAACCAGCTAAAGAAATTTTGTCTTCAGAACTTTATTTTATTGATAAAATAGGTCTGGGACAGCTTTTATCCATGAATCGTTCAAATGGACTGGCTTCAATGGTAAAACAAATGAAAATTTATGCGCTTGCTTATCAAGCTGTTTAA
- a CDS encoding antibiotic biosynthesis monooxygenase family protein, with protein MIAQTLETPYYAVIFTSILNDKINKEEYAKTAFRMVELAEQQEGFLGIESTREDIGITVSYWKSLESIKKWKFQTEHTLAREKGRSEFYKAFKTRIAKVERDYDFFIKDIK; from the coding sequence ATGATAGCCCAAACTTTAGAAACTCCTTATTATGCTGTTATTTTCACTTCAATTTTAAATGATAAAATAAATAAAGAAGAATATGCAAAAACTGCTTTTAGAATGGTAGAACTAGCAGAGCAGCAAGAAGGTTTTTTAGGTATTGAATCTACAAGAGAAGACATCGGAATAACTGTTTCCTACTGGAAAAGTTTAGAATCAATAAAAAAATGGAAATTCCAAACAGAACATACCTTAGCACGAGAAAAAGGACGTTCAGAATTTTATAAAGCCTTCAAAACTAGAATTGCAAAAGTAGAACGTGATTATGATTTTTTTATAAAGGATATAAAATAA